One Novipirellula artificiosorum DNA segment encodes these proteins:
- a CDS encoding GspE/PulE family protein — MITQVNGIAPALTALQLRQVADSLRDRSELGTLAVQWDFDSGVALLAETARVLGLEWLDVEEIEVDPTALDGFPLKMIHRYEVFPLEKSDGWIRLAVSNPFAFGAFDTVATALSLEVRPVVATPETVRQLIKQHLGVGAETIDGLIAMQKQQSGDVQMLEEIQTDGSEDAEAATQASVVRLVNEILSEAIEARASDIHIEAQEARLKLRYRIDGVLQPQSVPQEMNQFQAAIVSRLKIMAKMNIAEKRVPQDGRIKLRVAGREVDLRVSIIPMLHGEGVVMRVLDKSNLSLSLRQIGMPEATYQTYQKLIRMPHGIVLVTGPTGSGKTTTLYSSLNEIKSEDTKIITTEDPIEYQLDGINQIQVQQKVGLSFAACLRAILRHDPDVVLIGEIRDLETAENATQASLTGHMVFSTLHTNDAAGSFMRLCDMGVEPFLVASTLEGVMAQRLVRRLCPSCREAYTPRKEDLPDDFPLDKLNGPLYLPQGCDQCRGTGYRGRMGIYELLVTNDKIRDLATQRAASNLIKAAAIEAGMETLRDDGWTKACDGLTTVEEVLRVTKAD, encoded by the coding sequence ATGATCACTCAAGTAAACGGAATCGCCCCCGCCCTGACAGCCCTTCAACTTCGCCAAGTCGCCGATTCGCTTCGCGATCGGTCGGAGCTCGGCACGCTTGCGGTTCAGTGGGACTTTGACAGTGGTGTCGCCTTGCTGGCCGAAACAGCACGTGTGCTTGGCCTCGAATGGCTCGACGTGGAAGAAATCGAGGTCGATCCGACGGCGCTTGATGGCTTCCCACTCAAGATGATCCACCGCTACGAGGTCTTTCCACTGGAAAAATCAGACGGTTGGATTCGCTTGGCCGTGAGCAACCCGTTTGCCTTTGGCGCGTTCGACACCGTTGCAACCGCGTTGTCGCTTGAGGTTCGGCCCGTCGTCGCGACTCCAGAAACCGTTCGCCAGTTGATCAAACAGCATTTGGGCGTCGGAGCGGAAACGATCGATGGCTTGATCGCGATGCAGAAGCAGCAGAGCGGCGACGTTCAGATGCTTGAGGAGATCCAGACCGATGGTTCCGAGGATGCGGAAGCTGCGACGCAAGCTTCGGTGGTGCGGCTCGTCAATGAAATCCTCAGCGAAGCGATCGAAGCTCGGGCGAGTGACATTCATATCGAGGCTCAAGAAGCCCGCTTGAAGCTCCGCTACCGCATCGACGGGGTGCTGCAGCCTCAGAGTGTGCCTCAAGAAATGAACCAATTTCAGGCGGCGATTGTGAGTCGTTTGAAGATCATGGCTAAGATGAACATCGCCGAAAAGCGAGTTCCTCAAGATGGTCGAATCAAGTTGCGAGTTGCCGGACGCGAAGTCGATTTGCGTGTCTCGATCATCCCCATGCTGCATGGCGAAGGTGTCGTGATGCGGGTGCTCGACAAATCAAACTTAAGCCTTTCGCTGCGTCAAATCGGAATGCCCGAAGCCACGTACCAAACGTACCAGAAGTTGATCCGAATGCCTCACGGGATCGTGTTGGTCACAGGGCCGACGGGATCGGGCAAAACAACGACGCTTTACAGTTCCTTGAATGAGATCAAGTCGGAAGACACCAAGATCATCACGACCGAAGATCCGATCGAGTACCAACTGGATGGGATCAACCAAATTCAGGTACAGCAGAAGGTCGGGCTGTCGTTTGCGGCATGTTTGCGAGCCATTTTGCGTCACGATCCGGACGTCGTGCTGATCGGTGAAATCCGCGACTTGGAAACGGCCGAAAACGCAACCCAGGCATCCTTGACCGGTCACATGGTCTTCAGCACGCTTCACACCAACGACGCAGCGGGTTCGTTCATGCGATTGTGTGATATGGGCGTCGAACCGTTTTTGGTCGCCAGCACGCTTGAAGGTGTCATGGCTCAGCGACTGGTCCGTCGGCTATGCCCAAGTTGTCGTGAAGCCTACACGCCACGCAAAGAAGATCTACCGGATGACTTTCCGCTAGACAAACTCAATGGGCCACTCTATTTGCCACAGGGGTGTGACCAATGCCGGGGTACCGGATACCGAGGCCGGATGGGAATCTATGAATTATTGGTGACCAACGACAAGATCCGCGATTTGGCTACCCAACGGGCAGCATCCAATTTGATCAAAGCGGCAGCCATCGAGGCGGGGATGGAAACGCTGAGAGACGATGGTTGGACAAAGGCATGTGATGGATTGACCACGGTCGAAGAGGTGCTCCGCGTCACCAAGGCGGACTGA
- a CDS encoding type II secretion system F family protein has protein sequence MPDFAYVAKTATGERREGKIAAQTRRAAMQRLRQQTLYPVSVSDIKPSIGSAGSLQLPQRIKKEQIADLCTQLADLLNNGVPMLEALSILGDVTIHPRLKTAMGRIHDAVAEGATLDQAMSAEPAIFSELTLSMVRAGQEGAFLEESLQRTSVFLCKQDEMRSKIIGALAYPIVLGVVGTLITSLMMVFLVPKFQPFFDRLEATGSGLPMITVLLLAVSHTLMNYGLLLPIPIAAIVIGVKKYIATDRGRMNWDTWKLKIPVMGDIFHDAAVSRACRVLGTLLRNGVPLLKSLKISSESTGNRLLEQAMLKSAENVTTGDTLAKPLAASGLIPPQIMAMIRIAEESNTLDDVLVKIADRIDNKVERQLEVMVRMIEPLMLVLIGTMVMFVIVGVLLPVFDLNSTVN, from the coding sequence ATGCCTGACTTTGCCTACGTTGCAAAAACCGCGACCGGAGAACGGCGAGAGGGAAAGATCGCTGCGCAAACGCGTCGGGCTGCGATGCAGCGTTTGCGACAACAAACGCTTTACCCGGTCAGCGTCTCGGATATCAAGCCCTCGATCGGTTCGGCCGGTTCGCTGCAATTGCCGCAGCGCATTAAGAAGGAACAGATCGCTGACCTATGCACGCAGCTGGCGGACCTGTTGAACAACGGTGTTCCGATGCTCGAGGCGCTGTCCATCCTCGGTGATGTGACGATTCATCCGCGGTTGAAAACGGCGATGGGCCGCATTCACGATGCGGTGGCCGAAGGAGCCACGCTTGATCAAGCAATGTCCGCGGAGCCTGCGATTTTCTCGGAATTGACGCTCAGCATGGTGCGTGCTGGCCAAGAAGGTGCATTCTTGGAAGAGTCGCTGCAACGGACGAGCGTCTTCCTGTGCAAACAAGACGAAATGCGATCCAAGATCATTGGCGCTTTGGCATACCCGATTGTCCTGGGGGTGGTCGGTACGCTGATCACGTCCTTGATGATGGTGTTCTTGGTGCCGAAGTTCCAGCCCTTTTTCGATCGGCTCGAAGCGACGGGATCGGGGTTGCCGATGATTACCGTTCTATTGTTGGCGGTTAGCCACACGCTGATGAATTACGGTTTACTGTTGCCGATTCCGATTGCGGCGATTGTGATTGGGGTTAAAAAGTACATTGCGACCGACCGTGGCCGGATGAACTGGGACACATGGAAATTGAAGATCCCTGTGATGGGTGACATCTTCCACGATGCAGCGGTTTCTCGCGCTTGCCGCGTGCTTGGAACGTTGTTGAGGAATGGGGTGCCGCTGTTGAAGTCGCTGAAGATCAGTAGCGAATCGACTGGCAATCGGCTGCTGGAACAGGCGATGTTGAAATCGGCTGAAAATGTAACCACCGGAGATACGCTGGCCAAACCGTTGGCGGCCAGTGGTTTGATCCCACCGCAAATCATGGCGATGATTCGTATCGCTGAAGAGTCCAACACACTGGATGATGTGTTAGTCAAAATCGCTGACCGAATCGACAACAAGGTCGAGCGACAATTGGAAGTGATGGTTCGCATGATCGAGCCATTGATGTTAGTCCTGATCGGTACCATGGTCATGTTTGTGATCGTAGGCGTTCTACTGCCGGTCTTTGATTTGAATTCAACCGTTAACTAA